The window TTCGCTGTCTGCCCCAGTTCATTCCTCTTTATTGCAGCTGAAAATATCATGGCATCACAGGCATTGAACGTATTGATATCAGACAAGGTTCTGGCATATGTGCGCGAGGCGGCAACGTCACGCTATGGTCTGGAGCAGATTCACTTCATCCCTTTCAGTGGCCAGCCACTGGACGAGCAGACGCTGGCGCAGCTTGATATTGCATTTGTGTCTCGCGATATTACGGGGCGTTCAACCAAGTTTGTGTTGGAACCCGCAACAGCAATCTTTTACCAGATGCTGGAGCAGGCGCCCAGGCTGCAGTGGGTGCATGTCCACTCGGCGGGAGTGGATCGTCCGGTTTATGTGAGTTTGCGCGACAAGGGACTCAGCGTCACCAGTTCCACCGGCGCACTGTCGGCGATTGTCGCGCAAAGCGCACTGGCTGCGGTGCTGGCACTGAACCGGCGCTTTCGTTTTCTTGAACAGGCGCAGCGCGAACATAAGTGGGCGCCGCTGCTGGACGAATTGATGCCGGCAGACCTGCACGGGCAGCACGTCATGCTGGCCGGCTGGGGGCCGATTGCGCAAACCATACAGCGTTATCTGGACATGCTGGGCATGCAGGTGACGGTACTGCGCAATAGTGCCATTGACCGCGCGGCTATTGGTGCGACTAATGGTGCCACTGATAGCGCAACTAATAGCACACCTAATGGCGCCGGCAACAGCCCGACAAATGTCCCCATGATTCCATACAGTGCCATGCACCAACTGCTGCCGCAAACAGAGTGGCTGATCCTGGCCTGCCCGCTCACAGAGACCACGCGCCAGTTGGTAGATCGTCAGGCGCTGGCTGCGATCAAGCCCGGTGCCTGTATTGTTAACGTATCGCGCGGCGAAGTGATCGAAGAAGCAGCGCTGATCGATGCATTAAGCACTGGCCATATTGCTGGCGCGTATCTGGATGTGGTGGAAAAAGAGCCGTTAGTGGTGGATTCACCCTTGTGGGATATGCCAAATGTCATGGTATCGCCGCATACAGCGGGCCATTCCAGCGGTAACGAAGCGCGGGTTGCTGATATTTTTCTGGAGAATCTGAACAACTGGGTGCACGGGTTGCCCTTGCGGAATCTGTCTCGGTAATCCACAGTGAGGCGACAGCCAAGCGATGGCACACCGATATTAACGAGCCTTCACGCCCTTGACACCCCTTCACAAGCTTTCACGAGCCTTCACAAGCCTTCACAAGCCTTCACAAGCCTTCACAAGCCTTCACTCGTTGGCCCGAATCACTGCAGCAAGGCATCCACCAATTCGCGAATCACCGGTTGTTGCGCATCCACGGCTTTAACACACAGATAAAACTGCCGCTGTGCCCAGCTGTCTTCCAGATGCAGTAGCTGCAGTCCCATGGGCTGCA of the Advenella mimigardefordensis DPN7 genome contains:
- a CDS encoding D-2-hydroxyacid dehydrogenase — translated: MASQALNVLISDKVLAYVREAATSRYGLEQIHFIPFSGQPLDEQTLAQLDIAFVSRDITGRSTKFVLEPATAIFYQMLEQAPRLQWVHVHSAGVDRPVYVSLRDKGLSVTSSTGALSAIVAQSALAAVLALNRRFRFLEQAQREHKWAPLLDELMPADLHGQHVMLAGWGPIAQTIQRYLDMLGMQVTVLRNSAIDRAAIGATNGATDSATNSTPNGAGNSPTNVPMIPYSAMHQLLPQTEWLILACPLTETTRQLVDRQALAAIKPGACIVNVSRGEVIEEAALIDALSTGHIAGAYLDVVEKEPLVVDSPLWDMPNVMVSPHTAGHSSGNEARVADIFLENLNNWVHGLPLRNLSR